The Aedes aegypti strain LVP_AGWG chromosome 1, AaegL5.0 Primary Assembly, whole genome shotgun sequence sequence CGATCAAAAGGACAAGCAGCAGGTCTACACCGGGCTGAAGGGCGCTTTCTCGGCTGTGCTGTCCGTTTTCACCAAGCTCTCGAACGACACCAAGAAGGATAAACTTCAGCCGAAGGAGAAGGCATTTGCTTGTGCAATGGTCCGCGTGCTGAGCGCCTGGTTATCCCAGGAAACCTCCGCTCTCAAGGGACAGGTCTTCAAACTCCTGCCCTTCATTTTCAAACTGGCAAACGAATCATTCTACGCCTCTCGCGACCATCGCATCAAAGCCAAAACCGAGCCAACCGCCGAGCAAGCCCCCGCCGATGTCCTCCGCGTGACGCTTCCGGCCATGTGCCATCTCGTCGTCGAGGAGGAATCCCGCAAGGTGTTCCTCAAGGAAAAGGAAGAGCAAGTCCTGTACGACTGTCTGCTCTTCCACTGGACGATCGCTCACTACAAGAAACCCCCGATTCCCCGCGCTGAGCGCCTGAAGCGCATGAACGAACCCGATCCGGAAATGACCCCCTTCCAGCTGGAGGAAATGAAGGACTCCCGGACCGCGATCGTGTCCTTGTGCAACATCTTCATGAACATCACCGTCCTCGAGCCGAAACTAGTCGAGGAGAGCACCGTCTTTGCCCAGTTGCTGCGCTTCATTTTCGAACATCTCCCGGAACTGAAGGACACCCCGGACAACTTGGTCATGCACGGCCACCTGGCCGTCCTCGGCCTACTCCTGCTCAAGCAGCAATCCTCCAAAATCAAAAAGAACGACTTCTCCATCTGCCGCTACATCCAGACGACGATCCGCTTCCTGTGGGACGCCTACAACATCGACGAATCGAACGACCCCCAGGAACTGGTCGTGTCCCTCGCCTACAAGGAGTACTGGTTCGAGATCATGGAGCTCTGGTTCCTGGGCATGCAAACCATGAGCGGCATCATCAAGCTCATCCCGTGGATCTCCGAGTTCTGCATCGAGTCCGGTTGGGCCGAGGGAATCATCGAAACCCTGAAGAAGGTCAAAATTGGAACCCTCCCACCGAATGTGAAGCTGGCCTACGAGGACTTCCTGTCGCAGCTTGTGGACGCCAACAAGTCGGTCGCAGCCGTGCTGAAGAAGGCCGATGCCCTCAAGGTGTGCCGGAACCACCGGATGATGGAACTGGGCAAGAAGCTGTTCGGTGACTAATTTGATTGTAAGACACatttcagggttttttttttgctcgagAGGAGAGAGTCTGCGTACTGTTGCGCTTTTCGCCACTTTGTGGCGGTAGTAAAAGCGCAAAAcgatttttgtatgtgtttcttGCTATATCCCACTTAGGAACTAAGTATCATATGTAATAAAGCAATCTATTAGATTTGTTAGTGAACTTTGTACGGAATTTCATTCCTTTGTTCCAAAAGTCCCTTTCGACAGAAAAACTGCATGCCTCAAGAGTTTTGTTTCTTTCGGCTCGCATTTGCTTCATGCGATCGCACACACCGATCATCCGCGCTCTGGTGGAAGGTTATATTTAGAAAGTTTCCCTCATTCCTCGCTCGGAAAAGAACGCCGACAAGACCTCGGATCGGCAAGAACAACTGAAGAAGAGAAATTTTGTCGAAACGGCACAGAATGATTTAGGCCAGAATTCCACGCCAGCGCCCACCATCCAGTGTTCGGTTCGTTTGTTCGCTTAGGACAGTGGTTCCCACCTTTTTTGCAGCTGCGGCCCCTTTTTTAGATTTCTACAATTTTCCACGGATCCTTAGGCCCAGACCTTTAGACATCCTTAACAGCAAGGCTGGTAGCAGGTATCTATTTTGATACTTGGTCTTCATTTCAATGGAAGTTTCTAAAAAGTCTATTTGCAACGGAAAATCTCTAAAACCAATCCTTTAATCAAAATGGCGTTCAAAGTCTCTTTTTCCCTTATTCTGTTTGTAGTAGAACCAGCTTCCAAAATCTAGAGGTTCCAGAGAAACTTTCAGAGTATATGGGCAATGGGGGGTATGGAATTTGTTTTCCATTATCCATCTAAAGCAGTGCTGCCCAACGAACAGCCCGCGGAGGGATTGAAGATGCATTTCATATTTGGTCCGGTGACTATTCTACCAACTTACTGTTAAAAATACCAAGGATAACTAttctaattttcaattttgttttcaaaaacgtttaatttatgaattattttgaaatcgtAGCAATATGAGGTTTGCCAAGACCGGACACGTCAGTCGAGTCGGCGTCAACGTCGTCGTCTAGGAAACCATGGCAAAAGAATTAACGACCGGGAGGGCTATCAATTGCAAAAGTTCTCTCTATTCGGTTAGTTCCAAACAAAATATCAAGCTGTGAATTATTTGTTAATAAAATAGTTATTATTGGAATGGCCGTAGGTCGGATAGACTAATAAAAACACGTGTGTGTTCTATGAACTACAACGGGAaagtgaaaatttattttctagAATCTTAACGTTAAGCGCAGCATGCGAGTAACTATAGCATCATGCttcaattcaaatattcaaagcaTGCTGCGTTCAACGTCGTCATCTCCTACACTCCTCTTCGACGGAAGAACTCCTGCAGCTTCACGGAAACCCCTCAGTTTTACGGACTGTAAAGTGTAACGTTCATTCACTACTTGGACGATTGTCATTACTAGAGGTATGAACTCTCGCGCTTTCCAGTCAAGAATGATTCtttatttcaaattgatttgTTACAAGGTCCTACTGGAGACACTCGAAGCTTCGATTTATGTGAAACAGCATGTAGGCGATCACCTATCAGTGATCGATGCATGCGGAAAAGAGAAAGATAGAGTATTCCAAAAAGGGCCATGCCTGCGGATGGCAACAGCATGGTTCAATAAATTGTTACCCGACACTTCTGGCAGTTGCCATAAGTGCTGACTATTTTGAGCAGGCATTGAACTGATGGTTCAATGCCTATGACGGTAATTTACGATAGCATGTTTCCACTGGTGTGGTCTGCTGGATATGCTAAAATGTAGGAATAGGAATGACATGTTGAATGCACATGTCACACCATTCCCCTACGGGCGAGAAAGGATAATTATATAGAAAGGTTCAGCTTCAAATGTCTCTCacaattgttattattatttttgagatttattatctcgtaaatatgttttataatccaattattttccaaaatgtatattatgTTATCTCTCCTAATACTCTCCTTCCCCTTAAGGAAAAGGTGGGAGCATCTCTCTTCTGtatttattatatattatagttatttatttcaatacaaGTCTTGATTTATGTACTTCCATTGTTTTATTATTACTGTCTTTAATTATTGCATTTGATTCTCGTAGTTGGATTATTTTATAAGGACCAGCATAAACTGGTTGTAGCTTATGTCTATTTTGAATCTGTAAATATACTGTATCATTTATCTTCAAATCTGTAGATTTAATTttgtcatttattttatttgttcgttgttcttttttgttaattaTTGTTTGTAAAACATTGGCATGTGTAACTTGAAGTCTGAATTTTAATTCGTTTACGTAAGAATCTAGATTGTAGTGTGGATCAACTTGTagattttcactgattttaaaaGTGTTAaggtttttaccaaaaataatttcaaacggggTGTAGTCATGGTCTGTGTTTGGGGTTGTGTTATATGCGAAGCAATAAAATGCTAACCATTCATCCCAATCATGTGTACGATCATTAGCGAAGATCCTTAAATACTCGTTTAAGCATTTATGGTTGCGCTCTACAGCACCAATCGTTTGGGGGTGGTAAGCGGTCGAACAAGTATGGTTTAACTGCAGTAATTTGCATACTTCATCGAATACGCCTTTGTATTCGGTTCCTTGGTCCGTTTTTATGCAACTCATTGGTCCATATATAAGAATGCATTTTTCTACAACTGCTTTAGCTATTGAAGCAGCTGATTTGTCTGGGACAGGAATCGCAATCACGTACTTGGAAAGATCGCATTGCAATGTTACTGCATAGCGGTTTCCTTTTTCAGTGAGTGCAAACGGTCCGATGGTGTCAATGGACACcacttcaaaagttttgttaggTGTAGTCGTTACTACAGCACGCGTTTTTACTGGTATCGCGTGTTTATTAATTTTACAAAGTTCACATGAGTTGACGTAATCTGTAAGCGTCTGTGTGGCCAAGAATACAACGATTTGAGTTTTTTATATAGTCTGTTTATTCCTGGATGACCTCCTGTTGGGGAGTTATGGTATTGTTTCAATATACCGTTCATTTCTGCTACTGTTGATATTTCAACAGGCTTTTCATAAATTAATATGGTAGCGTTCCTAAGAACAGCATTACCTATTGTTTTGAAACTGTTTATATTgatatgtttaaaaataatgtCGTTTTTCTGTATTGCTAGCTTTTTCGGGATTGTTCCCATAATATTTGTGTTATAGGCAGGCCTGCCATCGATAATTTGTAGTATGTTTTCAAGGTTTAACTTAGTTTTTCCGGGTTTTTCCAATGCGAGTGCTATCCCTGGAGATAACCTCTTCCGAAATTTCTTATCATAAATGGTCATATATACACACGTTTTATTTATATTGTATGAGAAAGTTAGTTTTGGCAAATCGAATGATTCCAAATTGTTCAGAGCTTCGTACACGTGAAGTTGATCAGGCTTCTATGAAGAAAGGTCAGAATTTTTGGTATCTTTTCGTTTTGTCATTGATCTTGTGACTATAAACATTTGTTTCAGAGAATCAGAGGTAATTTGTATTCTCGATAACGCATCTGATAACACATTGGACTTTCCTTTGATGTATTCTACTTCAAAATTATATTCTTCTAAATCCCATCTCATTCGAGTTAGTTTAGAAGAAGGATTTTTAAGCGAAAACAAATATATCAAGGGTCGATGGTCTGTACGTATAGTAAATTTCCTACCATATATGTATGGTCTGAAATGATTGACCGCCCAATGTATTGCAATCAGTTCCTGCTCTATCGTTGATTTATTTGATTCGCCTTTCGTAAATGCTTTGCTTGCAAATGCGACTGGCAATTCGAATCCATCATGAACTTGAGCAAGTACTGCACCACAAGCAAGTTTTGAGGCGTCTgtaattatgatgaaatccTTTTCGTAATCAGGGAATTGTAAAATTTGTGGTGAGATTAACTTGCTTTTTAATGTGGCGAATGAATTCTCACATTCTTCGCTCCACTTGAATGGCGTGTTTTTTCGTAATAATTTGTTCAGTGGGTTAGTTATTTCTGCAAAGTTTCTGATGAACCGACGATAGTAGTTGCAAAACGCAACAAATCGCCGTACGTCATCAGCGTTTTTGGGTACAGGATAGTTTGAGATGacggaatattttgttttatcagGCTGTATGCCTTTTTCTGAAATGTTGTGTCCGAGATACGTCActtcatttttgaagaaatgacatttcttcgggTTTAATTTAAgattaaattttcttaattgttGAAATACTTTATATAAATTTGTAATGTGGTGATTCACGGAACAACCTACCACAATGATGTCATCAATATAGAGAAATGCACATTGCGGTGGTAGTCCGCTCAAAGCGATGGACATCATACGTTGAAATGAATTTGGGCTGATGTTTAGTCCGAAAGGGAGTCTATTAAATTCAAAATGTCCCTTGTCGGTGGAGAAGGCTGTAAAACTTTTGGAGTTTTCATCTAAAGGTATTTGATGAAATCCGGACATGAGATCAAGTGTAGTAAAATACTTTGCTCGACCTAAATGATCTAGAATATCATCAATACGGGGAAGTGGAAATTTATCTGGTAATATTAGTTTCTTTAACTGTCGGAAATCATGCGTTGCTCCTATTGTGCTTGTATTACCTTGACCTATTCCGATTATATCGCATTTGTCAGAGGGATAAAAAATTTGTGTTTTCCTAATTTTGTTAGCTTTTATAATCGATATGTCCGAGCCACAATCAACAATGAATGAAGATTGGGAATCTGTCATATCGAGCATTAGCTGTACGTAGTTGGTGGCGGTCACATTTATTGTATATGCCGCCCGAGTGGTACCCCTAAAGGGTGGATATCACTATTATTTTGTACGTTTTGAGGTTGTTGGACCGCAAAATGCTGTGTAGGCTGCATTTGATACGTAGGAATTAGTTGTTGCCTTTCTTGAGCATTTTCTGGAGGGTACTGTGTATGTGCATAGTAAGTCGAATGACCGATGTGTCTTCCTCTTCCTCTCGGGTTTCCTCGAGAGTGAAACGTGTTTTGCTGCCcacgataaaaaaatattttggaaccTATTGAAATTGTTTCGGCTCTGGTTGTAATTGTTTTGGGCATTATTATTTCTATTAAATCCACGATTATGATTTTGTCTGGTATTTGCTCTACCACGTGACTGAAAACTACCTCTTTTCGCATACATCATTTGCGAAATGCTCTGTGGCTCTTTGGTTGGTTCGTTTTCGATAGCCTTTTCAACTGCAGCAGATAACGTTTTAAATTGTCCtgcttttaaaatcattttagtTTCACTGCTGCGAATACCAGCAGTGAGAGCTTTTACACCGGCTCTTGTGGCTAGGTTAGTAGCAGTGTTAACCGGGACATTTTCTGCCAGGTAGCACTTTTCTAACTCCGTAGTGAGCGTTTCTATTTGATGATTTGgttctaccatctattgtagcaaggcatctgcctatagcactggaataatctgaaaagcgatttgatcaagattgaACTGTTGTTCGTGAGCAGTCATtctcctgtatgaagggccaaaaatggatgtgcggacccgcaagcagagacacttgcacGAAACCCGCGTCAAGggaagagaatctccttccagaagaaagCTTTCACGAACAACTGTAAAATCAAGCCCTCGATTGACTGAATATTCCCAATAGATGGGGTCGAAGAGCCCGCCCTCAATTcacgaaatgttaacaacaggGAGGAGGCAGTCCCAAGCTCCCTGTCCAAATCACTTCATTCGGGTGCCCTGGTGGTCCCAGCCCAACCCAAAGCACATACAATAATAGAAATATGATCAGATATGGTATAATAAATGAAACAATTATAATGAAATATGTAAAAACGGAAATTATAGTTATATATGACATAGATATAGATGTTCAATTAAATTAATTCATTGGATATGAtgaattcaattttattatGTAATCTCCAAAATAAGAACGAATTACGATTTCTGGAGCAGAACGACATGCTGAAATATGAAGAGCGGTGATTAACCTAGCATTTCCGATATGCAGATTTCATGATGCTTCTGGAAGTTGAACCAATTAATTAGGATAATAAACCAAATACAAGTAAGTAATTTGCGCGCCACGAATTGTCTGGTAGCTATGAGGAATAAAATTtataacttatgataacatgTTTTGATGTCCAGGGAATCTTGTAGTTTTATTCGAGAAAGGAATTACCCGGATACCTCTGTATTACATGTAAACGGAAAATTCCAACGCTTGAAGAAGttgttcctgaaaaaaaaaatgcaacacaaaaacaaaactttgcaCAAGGCACAACAAAGCTTCATATATTCAGTCACATAAGCGTCGAATTATTTAGTTTTATAGAAAAGCGTTAGCCACAAACGACTAACATTTcgcctcctgactccgattggcattCCACTTCCTTGTCCATtggtaacttcaatgatgccctgatgatCCCTCCCACCACAAATgatgtttatatgaaattttatatagcAGATCAAagtataatatataataatatgggaacacaatataataataataatatagtcATCACAATACCGTACCAACAATATAAtgtaaaatcaattgaaaatcgaTAAATTTAACTACGTAATAAATGAACGCTGCCCTAAGAGTCAAACATAATAAGGAACAGTCGAGAAATCTCTCTCTTGTCTGTTCTTgtttatgtataaaaatcattaaatgtttttttttttagatttgttgACCGTTTTATATAAAAGTAACTTTGAAAATATAACCACTGCCTCCATCTTGCCTCGCTGCCGTGATAACGTTCTGCAATTAACAATTCTTTTTATTAAATGTCTTCGTAAAACCGGATTTATTGTTCCTGAAAAGTGAAGCGGTTGAACTTTCTTTTTGCTGCAtaatgccatttttttttgtaatttccatGTGCCTATAGaatcgattgaaatttataatgaaTATTATAAAGCTCCTAAAATTATGTTTATCTCTGGAATTGTaaccgttatattttttttttttctatctttattaacgagatttttagccctgggctagttcatctcgggaccaacggctttacttcccttccgaaggaagtcgtcactataacttttttacgtcataagtgactatgtcggggatgggattcgatcccaggtcctcggcgtgagaggcgagtgttctaaccactacaccaggtccgtcccctgtaaccgttataattaatcaattttgaagctgataaaatggaataaataaaatgaattgaaatgaataaatttatgtttATACAACCGTGATAATGAATCTTCATAAggactagggaaagtgtaccagttatggctatagtggttccctatttcgcttTATGACAAATTTAGCAAACTGTcccattctaaaactttttgaatgtgttttctttttttaagtTATAATTGATATCTTACTACTTAAAAgcgcaaaaagattaaaaatttagaaacaagcaaaccaattcataaaCACATACATCATCCTGTAGGTTCATAAACACCTGAAAGCCTAGCATAACATGCGCAACAGTTGATATGTCACACGCAGCATTTGCTGCATCAATCGCACCAATactcgcgtaacattactaaaggacctatctaacattgagaggctcactttgtttactttctctttcattaataactgagtcacattaacctcttctgttgcgttttttgtatgaaacgctagtcaaggaaattgactttcgatctatagtgaaaaacttcccaaaatctttagtattccactgttataatcgaaagagaacgagagaggagagaatctatcatttgtacataggtcctttagtaatgttccgcgagaatacAACCCTCGTACGTAAGTTCAGCGCCCGTCCCATGCCCATTTCAACTCACATGCTTTCTACACATACCCAAGCGAAACAACATGTGCGAGAGAAAAATAATAAGGTTAGGGTCTGTACATACACTGTGTTTTTCCTATCCATTTCCCTCCCTCTCTCCCACTATACATCTCGCAAATTACTTCATACTCCAATATTCACAAAACCCTTTACAGAGCGAGCGAACCAGAATGATAATTAGGACATCAGCTTCTCACTCATACCTACTcagctgccgttctacgcatatttgtcccgcggccCATTAGATTTACGTAGAACATGGGACAGATAAGCAATAAGCATAGAAGGGCAGTCAGTGTGTACCCGTTTAATAATCTGACGCCTGCGCGGTGCCGCGTTCGCTCGTTGCCATGGCAGCCTCACCACAAGAATTTCAACCCCAAGTATGTTGTATCCGCACGAAAAGGTACAAAACCTAGAATATGATATTTTCGCTTTGGAACAAACTTACCGGATTTCTGTCGACAACTTGCCGCAATTAgccgcgtttttttttaaaaccgCCGTGTTCCTTCAAAGAATTCAAATCACGATTTAGGCGTCACACACTTCTATCCGCTTTCGGATATTCTTCGGTTTTTCGCTATACACCTaattcacacacacacacacagtaCGCAAGAGAACAGCCGTGAGAGCACGcggttgaaaatttttaatcaacATGATTGAGACTTTGACTCAACTAATCCAacgttttaaataaatttagaaaataaataaGCAAATCACTTTCGAATCAATTAGGACATCTGAAGGTACACAACTTTTCTTCATAAAAACTCACATCCGATCACTATTCTGAGTGAAAAAATAACACTAGCGGAGGTAAATTTCGACACGTCTGAACACCACGACGTTTCTCATCCagcctttagcatggcttttcCCGTAGTGAGCGTTTCTATTTGTTGCGCAAACTGACTTATGTCACCGGTTTGTTTTGCTGCATTCAGCTTTGCCACTACCGTTTCCGGATGTGGTCTTTTGTCACACTTATCTTTCAGTATGTCTATTATTGCATCTATTGTAGCAGGATTGTCACCTACCGCGGCGCGCGCTTTGCCATCGAAACGTGATAGCACGACTTGAATCGCCGCTGCCCTGTTATCGTTCGTAATAAGCGATTTCAGAGCAGTAAGCGCAGATATAACAGCTGGTAGTTTATCCACCGATCCGCTGTATTGCGGAACAATTGCTGCCACGATTTAAATTGTTTCAGCTATAGAAGTCTTCGTCATCATATCCGATTATTTGGCAATTTGTCTGCATCTGTCTCCTCCTTTGATTGTGTGTGACCGGGACTGAGAGGAAACTTCGATGGTTTGGCATCCGTCATTCCAAAACACTCCAAAAGTTTTCGGATGTACGTCGACAAATTCAAGTTTACGCCTTCACTGGATCGGTTCACCTCGATGCCTAGGAAATGCTTGATGTCTCCCAACGACGTTACTTCGAAATGCTGGTTTAGAAATAAAAGAATGatacaataaataaaagatgctatcgtgacgttacttttgaatactttttaattgACTCTCATTCAATGTTTGTTatctttgatgaaatgcaaaaatatgtttcaatcaATTACGCTCTTTTattatgtttgtccattgttttagatcccggctcacagtgacagttcgtgacagccactatgacgtacataaatttcgaatcggtttctccctcccaggtatgtCGGATTGAGAGGGGGTGAAATCATAGCAATCTAGGGTTTGTCTAGACCGGACACGTCTCGACTGACGGCGTTCATGTCGTCTTCTAGGAAACCATGGCAACCGAACAAACAACAGGGATGGCTACAAATTGCAATTTTCCTTCCTGTTTGATTAGTTccaagaggaaaataaccataatagatttacaattttacaaatccagttttttttttgctaatcaCGGGAGCAATGTTCatcaaaatctatcattgcattgctcTTGCTATTTGTAATGTGATAATAGATTTTCGtgacgaattttttttaatttgaacgaaaaaactggtttttaagggcgcattttcaaaatgaaaaaaactcaGTCCACATAGTTAATATTGATACGGAAAAGTATCACGATATGCCCAGAcgtgcagaaagtatgctgatactttttcagttgcGTCAATGCAATacaaatcgattttcttcaactcaaaattgtgactttatttagcaacaatcatcaacgactcGTACAAAttccaatgacggcctactttgccttaaatTTCGATAATTGCTGATGATtggatgatggattcttgagccttaagctaaatatgctgtttcactcagcaaaagtaaagaaattccttcagagagtcccatttgaaatgacatttcttctcaactgc is a genomic window containing:
- the LOC110674229 gene encoding neurochondrin homolog is translated as MADQISDPIRKCSIILKNAKSDTEKFAALFMVTKLIKGKDCNEAGKRLLFDAIGLDFVRRLLTSKDVPDASAYQSVALSILSCFCEDEQLATHKDMLESIPVFLGIVSTCDDDEYDDNLIVINEAYHCLQSIAAHEKGRQALKEQGVIKKMAEVYTQQSFQIDEALTLIVTLVSHFGPSSWDEDPKLFHALMQRVSLDFETDHAERKFELADMISVLLFTCRKELISRTVEGEIWPECLYKGVSDILKSKIGKAQRDPTLKMTANILEILGIEWTLHDSENPKKFFLLLLQLAAIEVRMQMDNKSFNQVMAQADLVTACFIILELSMNYMSTDQLDLDQKDKQQVYTGLKGAFSAVLSVFTKLSNDTKKDKLQPKEKAFACAMVRVLSAWLSQETSALKGQVFKLLPFIFKLANESFYASRDHRIKAKTEPTAEQAPADVLRVTLPAMCHLVVEEESRKVFLKEKEEQVLYDCLLFHWTIAHYKKPPIPRAERLKRMNEPDPEMTPFQLEEMKDSRTAIVSLCNIFMNITVLEPKLVEESTVFAQLLRFIFEHLPELKDTPDNLVMHGHLAVLGLLLLKQQSSKIKKNDFSICRYIQTTIRFLWDAYNIDESNDPQELVVSLAYKEYWFEIMELWFLGMQTMSGIIKLIPWISEFCIESGWAEGIIETLKKVKIGTLPPNVKLAYEDFLSQLVDANKSVAAVLKKADALKVCRNHRMMELGKKLFGD